The proteins below come from a single Gigantopelta aegis isolate Gae_Host unplaced genomic scaffold, Gae_host_genome ctg1975_pilon_pilon:::debris, whole genome shotgun sequence genomic window:
- the LOC121391244 gene encoding LOW QUALITY PROTEIN: 26S proteasome non-ATPase regulatory subunit 9-like (The sequence of the model RefSeq protein was modified relative to this genomic sequence to represent the inferred CDS: inserted 1 base in 1 codon), whose translation MKKKDEIEAELLLQSQILEANAKIGMDRPLVDREGFPRDDIDIYAVRKARNRIICLCNDHKDIMKLIEQQLHVIHAEAREKGYVSTTHRXSEEENKVETFARITMISEGSPASIAGLKVGDSLVEFGSVTAGNFTGLPNIAEIVQHSEGRPVRVVVLRDEKSLVLSLTPQRWAGRGLLG comes from the exons ATGAAAAAGAAAGATGAGATAGAAGCTGAACTCTTACTACAATCTCAAATATTAGAAGCT AATGCTAAAATAGGTATGGATAGACCTCTAGTTGATAGAGAAGGTTTTCCAAGAGatgatattgatatatatgCTGTAAGAAAAGCTAGAAATAGGATTATCT GTCTTTGTAATGATCACAAGGATATTATGAAACTCATTGAGCAACagttacatgtaatacatgcTGAAGCTAGAGAGAAGGGATATGTATCTACTACACACA GATCAGAAGAGGAAAATAAAGTAGAAACATTTGCTCGTATTACAATGATATCTGAAGGATCTCCAGCTAGTATTGCA GGTTTAAAAGTTGGTGATTCTTTGGTGGAGTTTGGTTCAGTAACAGCTGGTAATTTTACTGGTCTACCTAATATTGCAGAGATAGTGCAACACAGCGAGGGA CGTCCAGTAAGAGTAGTTGTCTTGAGAGATGAGAAGTCACTTGTTCTTAGTCTCACACCACAGAGGTGGGCTGGAAGAGGTCTATTGGGATAA